The Terriglobales bacterium genome contains the following window.
GAGTCGCTCAACCGCTGGAAAGCGAGCGCGTGTATCTGTCAATCTTCCGAGCGGCAGACGTCAAACGAGCCCAAGGTGATAAGGCTTACCAGCCCAAGCCTGTCTATTACACGCACCACGAGAGTTGGTGGACTTACCGGAAGTCGCATCACATGGCCATGGAAGATGCGCTGAAGTTTCTGGCGCAGGCCCCCGCCGACGGTGAGTCGCCAGATACCTCGGAGGGTTCACAGAAAAGCGCCGCACCGAGTGATTCCCAGCAGACAGGCACGGTAACAGTGACTTCTGCACCTGACGGGGCTGATGTGTACGCCGATGGGGCCTTCGTGGGAAACGCGCCAGCGATCCTCAGACTGAACGCCGGAAAGCACAGGGTTCGAGTTGCTATGCAGGGTTACAAAGGTTGGGATCGAGAACTCACCGTGCAGACTGGCTCACAGTTGAATGTCAAAGCGGTCCTAGAAAGGGAGAATTAAGGGAACGTTCGTAAGTCATCACGTTGACGTTTCCCCTTCCCGCCCGTCGTTGTATCCTGTCCCACTGATTCCCATCCATTTGGAGGCCTCCATGCGACACCCACTTGCGGCAATGACCCTGTTCCTTCTAACCACATGGCTCTGCGCCACCGCGCTCGCCGCCAGTAAAGAAGCCGCGGCGCCAGCGACGGGAAACAGCGCCACCGCCGCAACTCAAGCCCTGCACAAGCTCTTCGCCGCCGAGTGGGACTACACCATGCAGGAGAACCCCACCTGGGCCTCTCAGCTCGGCGACCGCCGCTGGAACGACCGCTGGGACGACAGGAGCCTGGCGGCCATCGAGCGCAGCCACCAGCACGGTCTCGCGGTGCTGGATCAGCTGAAGCACATCGACCGCGCGCAGCTCTCCGCGGCCGACCAGCTCAACTACGACCTCTTCCAGAAGGACTACGAGCGGGACGCCGCCGAGCACAAATACCAGTGGTACCTGGTGCCGCTGAACCAGCGCGGCGGGCCGCAGACCGACAACGAGATCTCCGACCTGCTGCGCTTTGACACGGTTAAGGACTACGACGACTGGCTGGCGCGCCTCAAAGCCTTCCCCGCCTACCTCGACCAGAACATGGACCTGATGCGCGAGGGAATCAAAGTCCGCATGGTGCATCCGAAAATCATCATGCAGCGCATCCCAGCGCAGATCGACAAGCAGATCGTGAACGACCCGGCCGAGAGCCCCTTCTACAAGCCCTTCCGCGAGTTCCCCAAATCCATCCCCGCTGCCGACCAGGAGCGCCTCCGCGCCGCGGCGAAGCAGGCCATCGCCGAGGGCATCGTCCCTGCGTTCCAGAGGTTCAAGAAGTTTTTCACCGAGGAGTACTACCCTGCCTGCTTCGACCAGGTGGGCGCATGGCAGATGCCCATGGGCCAGGAGATGTACGCCGCCCGCGCCCGCCGCTTCACCACCACCAACCTCACGCCGCAGCAAATTCATGATCTGGGACTGAGCGAGGTGGCCCGCATTCGCGCCGAGATGCAGGGCGTGATGGACCAGGTGGGCTTCAAGGGCTCGCGGCAGGAGTTCTTCACCTACCTGCGCACCGATCCCAAGTTCTATTACAAGACGGGCGACGAACTGCTGGAGGCCTACCGCGCCCTGGCCAAGACCATCGATCCCAAGCTGGTGAAGGAGTTCAAGACCTTGCCGCGCACGACCTACGGCGTGGAGCCCATCCCGGACGCCGTCGCGCCCGATACCACCACCGCCTACTACAAGCAGCCCGCCGCCGACGGCTCGCGCGCTGGCACCTTCTACGTGAACCTCTACAAGCCGGAGGCGCGCCCCAAGTGGGAGATGATGGCGCTCTCCCTGCATGAGAGCGTCCCCGGTCACCACCTGCAGATCGCGCTGGCGCAGGAGCTGGGCGAGATTCCCAACTTCCGCCGCTACGGCGGCTACACCGCCTTCGCCGAGGGCTGGGGCCTGTACGCCGAGTCCCTGGGCGAAGACATGGGCCTGTACAAGGACCCCTACGACAAGTTCGGCCAGCTCACCTACGAGATGTGGCGCGCCGTCCGCCTGGTGGTGGATACCGGCATGCACACCATGAAGTGGGACCGGAAGAAGGCCATCGACTACTTCATGGAGAACGCTCCCAAGCAGGAGCTGGACGTGGTCAACGAGATCGATCGCTACATCGCGTGGCCCGGTCAGGCCTTGGCCTACAAGATCGGCGAGCTCAAGTTCAAGGAGCTGCGCGCCCGCGCCAAAAAGGAGCTGGGCGACCAGTTCGATATCCGCGAGTTCCACGACGTGGTGCTGGGCTCGGGCGCCGTGCCGCTGGATATCGTCGAGCGCAACGTCGACAACTGGATCGCGGCCAAAAAGAAGGCGGCGGCGAAGCCGGCAGGGAAGCCCGCGGCGAAGAAGGCTCCGTAAGCCTGTGCGTTTTGTTTTCTACATCCCGAGCGCGGCGAGGGAGCCCTATCCCCTTGTGTGGCGCTCACAGTTGTCATCCTGAGCCCGCCACGACGGGCGAAGGACCTTGCGTTTCGTCGAGCCGGGCACGGACGCTGATGGCGTTGCGCTGAGCTATTCTGAGCAGGTGCCTCTCTACCCCCTCCCTCGCTCCTTCTTCTCCCGCAATCCGCGCCGCGTCGCCCGCGACCTGCTGGGCAAACTCCTCATCCGGAACCGGGGAAAGAAAGTGCTCGTAGGCCGCATCGTCGAGGTCGAGGCCTACCTGGGCAAGGGCGATCCCGCAGCGCACGCCGCCGCCGGAGTAACGGCGCGCAACCGCGTCCTCTTCGGCCCGCCCGGACACGCCTACGTCTACTTCATCTACGGGAACCACTTCTGCCTGAATGTCTCCTGCCAGCCGAAGGGCGAGGCGGGATGCGTCCTCATCCGGGCGCTCGAGCCACTGGGGGGTCTCGAAGAGATGGCGCGGGCGCGCGGCCTGCGCTCGGACGATGGCAGAGCCGCAAGCAAGAAGCTGACCACCGGCCCCGGCCGCCTCTGCCAGGCGATGGGCATCACCCGCGCCCGCGACAATGATAAGGACCTGACCTCGCCGCGCTCCGGCCTCTGGATCGCCGAAGACGGCTTCAGCCCACGGCGCATCCGGCGCACCCCGCGCATCGGCATCAGGAAGGCAACCACGGAAAAGCTGCGCTACATCCTCGCGGGAAGTGAATGTGTTTCTAGCTAGATTTTCTCCGTGGTGAAGACCTATCGTCCGGCCAGCAGGATGTTGTCGATGAGCCTTGTCGAACCCACGAACGCTGCCACCGCCACCAGCGCCCCGCGCGAGACCTCCGCCACCGGGTCGAGCGTTTCGTTGTCCACGATCTCCACGTAGTCCACGCGCACCGCGGGTTCTTCGCGGAAGACGCGCTGTGCCGCGTCAATGAGCGTCGCCGCCCGGCGTTCGCCCTTCTCTGCCAGCGACTGCACCTGCATCAGCGCGCGATGGAGCACGGTGGCCGAGAGCCGCTGCTCGGCGTCGAGGTAAGCGTTGCGCGAGCTCATGGCCAGCCCGTCCGCCTCGCGCACGATGGGGCAGACGGCGATCTCGACCGGCAGGTTCAGGTCGCGCACCATCTTGCGGACGATGACCGCCTGCGCCGCGTCCTTCTGGCCGAAGAACGCCAAATCGGGGTGGACGATGTTGAAGAGCTTGTTGACCACCGTGGTCACGCCGCGGAAGTGCCCCGGGCGCGAGCGCCCGCAGAGCTTCTCGCTCAAGCCTTCCACGGTGACGAAGGTAACCGCGCCCTTCGGATACATCTCCTCGACGCTGGGCGCGAAGAGAAGGTCCACGCCCGTGGCCTCCAGCATCTCGCTGTCGTGCCCAAAGCTGCGCGGGTATTTGGAAAAGTCCTCGCTGGGACCGAACTGCGTGGGGTTGACGAAGATGGATACGGCGACGGCGTCGCATCTTGCCCGCGCCGCGCGCACCAGCGAGAGGTGTCCTTCATGCAACGCGCCCATGGTGGGGACAAATCCCAGGCGCTTGCCGCCGCGGCGCGCCTCGGCGCAGGCAGCGCGCATCTCGGCGATGGTGTGGAGGATTTTCATCGGGTGGCTCTTGGTTGTGTGGATGCGGCCGACCCGGCCGCGTCATGCGGGCGAGGTCGCCCGCGTCCACACGGTCCCTTTACCTTGCCATCGCTCTCTTCCGCACCGAGATCTGCTCCAGCGCCGACTGCGTCTCCTTAGGCAAGTGGTAGGACTCCTCCTCCGCAGGGTAGCGTCCGCTCTCGACGTCATCCTTAAAGTCGCGCGCCGCCTTCGAGATCGCGCCCGCCACGTCCGCATAGCGGCGGACGAACTTGGCCGGCGGCGCAAACGTCAGGTTGAGGATGTCGTGCAGCACCAGCACCTGGCCGTCGCAATCCGGTCCCGCGCCGATGCCGATGGTGGGCGCCGAGACCTCGGCGGTGATCATGGCCGCGACCTCGCGCGGGATGCCTTCGAGCACCATGGAGAAAACGCCGGCGCGATCGAGCGCCACCGCGTCGCGCATCAGTTGCTCCACCGCCGCCAGGGTCTTGCCCTGCACCTTGTAGCCGCCCATGGCGTGGATGGATTGCGGCGTCAGCCCGATGTGTCCCATCACAGGAATCTCGGCGTCGAGCAGCCGCTGGACCAGTGCCACGCGCTTGGTGCCGCCTTCGATCTTCACCGCCTCCGCGCCGGCTTCCTTGACGAAGCGGGCGGCGTTGCGCACCGCTTCCTTCTTCGAGATGTGGAAGGAGGCGTATGGCATGTCGGCGATGAGCAGCGCGCGCTTCACCCCGCGGCGCGCGGCGCGGGTGTGGTGCAGCATCTCTTCCATGGTGACGGGCAGGGTGTTCTCGTAGCCCAGCATCACCATGGCGAGGGAGTCGCCCACCAGGATCGTGTCCACGCCGGCCTCATCCACCAGGCGCGCCGAGGCATAGTCGTAGGCGGTCAGGCAGGTGATGGGCTCCCGCCGCTGCTTCTTTTCTTGAATGGTTTCGATTGTGACCTTGGGACGAGAGTCGCCCCGAGGCTTCTCGGAAGTGAGGCTCACGGTTCCTCCAGTGCAGTTCCGCCTAGGCGGATACCGCCTGTACAAGGCCCATTCTACCCCTAACAGGATTGCTGCGCGACTCCGTCCGGCGCTGCAAGACCGGAAGCCCAGGCCCGCAGGGCCGGCATAGATTAGCCCAGGGCGTGAGCCCTGGGAACCGTGCCCAGAAAACGCGGAAGCCCCGGAGGGGCGGCACAGAGAATCGCCTAAGAGGGATTACGCGCTGGCGGCTTCTGACGATCCCAGCGGCAGGAAGTACTGCGTGCCTTTGATGGGCTCGGTCAGGCGGCGGAGCAGCTCCTGCAAGTCCTCGTGGCGGTCCACGAAGTCGATGTCCGAGGTGTTCACCACCAGCAGGTCCGAGGCGGAGTAATGGAAGAAGAAGTGGTCGTAGGCCTTGGCCACTTCCTCGATGTAGTCGTCGCTGATGGAACGCTCGTCGGGGGCATTCTTTTTCTTCAGCCGCTTCTTCAGCACCTCGGGCGTGGCTTGCAAATAGATGACCAGGTCGGGCGTGGGCAGCTGCGCGCGGAAGTGCT
Protein-coding sequences here:
- a CDS encoding PEGA domain-containing protein is translated as VAQPLESERVYLSIFRAADVKRAQGDKAYQPKPVYYTHHESWWTYRKSHHMAMEDALKFLAQAPADGESPDTSEGSQKSAAPSDSQQTGTVTVTSAPDGADVYADGAFVGNAPAILRLNAGKHRVRVAMQGYKGWDRELTVQTGSQLNVKAVLEREN
- a CDS encoding DUF885 domain-containing protein, whose product is MTLFLLTTWLCATALAASKEAAAPATGNSATAATQALHKLFAAEWDYTMQENPTWASQLGDRRWNDRWDDRSLAAIERSHQHGLAVLDQLKHIDRAQLSAADQLNYDLFQKDYERDAAEHKYQWYLVPLNQRGGPQTDNEISDLLRFDTVKDYDDWLARLKAFPAYLDQNMDLMREGIKVRMVHPKIIMQRIPAQIDKQIVNDPAESPFYKPFREFPKSIPAADQERLRAAAKQAIAEGIVPAFQRFKKFFTEEYYPACFDQVGAWQMPMGQEMYAARARRFTTTNLTPQQIHDLGLSEVARIRAEMQGVMDQVGFKGSRQEFFTYLRTDPKFYYKTGDELLEAYRALAKTIDPKLVKEFKTLPRTTYGVEPIPDAVAPDTTTAYYKQPAADGSRAGTFYVNLYKPEARPKWEMMALSLHESVPGHHLQIALAQELGEIPNFRRYGGYTAFAEGWGLYAESLGEDMGLYKDPYDKFGQLTYEMWRAVRLVVDTGMHTMKWDRKKAIDYFMENAPKQELDVVNEIDRYIAWPGQALAYKIGELKFKELRARAKKELGDQFDIREFHDVVLGSGAVPLDIVERNVDNWIAAKKKAAAKPAGKPAAKKAP
- a CDS encoding DNA-3-methyladenine glycosylase; this translates as MPLYPLPRSFFSRNPRRVARDLLGKLLIRNRGKKVLVGRIVEVEAYLGKGDPAAHAAAGVTARNRVLFGPPGHAYVYFIYGNHFCLNVSCQPKGEAGCVLIRALEPLGGLEEMARARGLRSDDGRAASKKLTTGPGRLCQAMGITRARDNDKDLTSPRSGLWIAEDGFSPRRIRRTPRIGIRKATTEKLRYILAGSECVSS
- the panC gene encoding pantoate--beta-alanine ligase, whose protein sequence is MKILHTIAEMRAACAEARRGGKRLGFVPTMGALHEGHLSLVRAARARCDAVAVSIFVNPTQFGPSEDFSKYPRSFGHDSEMLEATGVDLLFAPSVEEMYPKGAVTFVTVEGLSEKLCGRSRPGHFRGVTTVVNKLFNIVHPDLAFFGQKDAAQAVIVRKMVRDLNLPVEIAVCPIVREADGLAMSSRNAYLDAEQRLSATVLHRALMQVQSLAEKGERRAATLIDAAQRVFREEPAVRVDYVEIVDNETLDPVAEVSRGALVAVAAFVGSTRLIDNILLAGR
- the panB gene encoding 3-methyl-2-oxobutanoate hydroxymethyltransferase, coding for MSLTSEKPRGDSRPKVTIETIQEKKQRREPITCLTAYDYASARLVDEAGVDTILVGDSLAMVMLGYENTLPVTMEEMLHHTRAARRGVKRALLIADMPYASFHISKKEAVRNAARFVKEAGAEAVKIEGGTKRVALVQRLLDAEIPVMGHIGLTPQSIHAMGGYKVQGKTLAAVEQLMRDAVALDRAGVFSMVLEGIPREVAAMITAEVSAPTIGIGAGPDCDGQVLVLHDILNLTFAPPAKFVRRYADVAGAISKAARDFKDDVESGRYPAEEESYHLPKETQSALEQISVRKRAMAR